In Stieleria varia, one genomic interval encodes:
- a CDS encoding CesT family type III secretion system chaperone has product MATTYQEISKHLDTLGLKYDVKEDKWIRVGFQTKSYRDTDGDEGIGIVIVLEENGEFIKFFTPMAFKYKDGPHREAIFQTCLVISLRTKGAQFEYDPNDGEIRMILEFPLEDNDLTANQLQRCIHLLVGIAENYYEVMMKAINDGEAATLETDTQSRAAAIAQLEALLARMKADAGVEGDGETSGGTDLGIDL; this is encoded by the coding sequence ATGGCAACCACCTATCAAGAAATCAGCAAGCACCTTGACACGCTGGGACTGAAATACGACGTCAAAGAGGACAAGTGGATCCGTGTTGGCTTTCAGACCAAAAGCTATCGCGACACCGATGGCGATGAAGGCATCGGGATCGTGATCGTCCTGGAAGAAAACGGAGAATTCATCAAGTTCTTTACCCCGATGGCATTCAAGTACAAAGATGGCCCCCATCGTGAAGCCATTTTTCAAACCTGTCTCGTCATTTCATTGCGAACCAAGGGCGCCCAATTCGAGTACGACCCCAATGATGGCGAGATCCGGATGATTCTGGAGTTTCCACTTGAGGACAATGACTTGACGGCCAACCAGCTTCAGCGATGCATCCATTTGCTGGTCGGAATTGCGGAAAACTATTATGAAGTCATGATGAAGGCGATCAACGACGGCGAAGCGGCGACCCTGGAAACCGACACGCAGTCGCGCGCCGCAGCGATCGCCCAACTGGAGGCGTTGTTGGCTCGCATGAAAGCGGATGCCGGAGTCGAGGGTGACGGTGAGACCTCCGGCGGCACTGACTTGGGGATTGATCTCTAG